One window of Longimicrobium sp. genomic DNA carries:
- a CDS encoding FmdB family zinc ribbon protein: MPTYDYRCPECGTEFEKFQKMSDEPVAECPSCGASSQRLLSAGAGLLFKGSGFYITDYRGEGYKKAAEADKGGSSSSSDTKSDAKPVSDSKPAAKSESKPAPKAE; encoded by the coding sequence ATGCCGACCTACGATTACCGCTGTCCCGAGTGCGGGACCGAGTTCGAGAAGTTCCAGAAGATGAGCGACGAGCCCGTGGCCGAGTGCCCGAGCTGCGGCGCCTCGTCGCAGCGCCTGCTGTCCGCCGGCGCCGGGCTGCTGTTCAAGGGAAGCGGCTTCTACATCACCGACTATCGCGGCGAGGGCTACAAGAAGGCCGCCGAGGCCGACAAGGGCGGCTCGTCTTCTTCATCCGACACGAAGTCCGACGCGAAGCCGGTGTCGGACTCGAAGCCGGCGGCGAAGAGCGAGAGCAAGCCCGCGCCGAAGGCGGAGTGA
- the ilvA gene encoding threonine ammonia-lyase — MLRLDDIHAARERIGGRLVLTPCTPSEAFGEMFGGTAFFKFENLQRTGSFKERGALNSMLSLPEDQRQRGVIAASAGNHAQGVAFHAQRLGIPATIVMPERTPLIKVTNTRRYGARVVLHGSVYDEAMARALEIREAEGQALIHPFDMETVIAGQGTIGLELLEQCPEMDVVVVPVGGGGLISGIAMAIKETRPGVRVVGVESSVLPAALKAREAGRRVTIPPADTIADGIAVRVVGETTFGLIERYVDELVAVDEEEISSAVLLLLEREKTVAEPAAAASVAAAVYGHLGGLVGKNVVMLLSGGNVDVTLVSRIIERGLLKDGRMAHLNVRVKDRPGALAALTAALAESGANIVSLEHRRGHGEVWVTEAEIALTLETRGRDHVDEIVGKLSGAGYVVEKE, encoded by the coding sequence ATGCTGCGACTGGACGACATCCACGCCGCCCGCGAGCGGATCGGCGGACGGCTGGTATTGACCCCCTGCACACCGAGCGAGGCCTTCGGCGAGATGTTCGGGGGGACGGCGTTCTTCAAGTTCGAGAACCTGCAGCGCACCGGCTCGTTCAAGGAGCGCGGCGCGCTGAACAGCATGCTCTCGCTTCCCGAAGACCAGCGGCAGCGCGGCGTCATCGCGGCCAGCGCGGGAAACCACGCGCAGGGCGTCGCCTTCCACGCGCAGCGGCTGGGGATCCCCGCCACCATCGTGATGCCCGAGCGCACGCCGCTGATCAAGGTGACGAACACCCGGCGCTACGGCGCGCGCGTGGTGCTGCACGGCTCGGTGTACGACGAGGCCATGGCGCGCGCGCTGGAGATCCGCGAGGCCGAGGGGCAGGCGCTGATCCACCCCTTCGACATGGAGACGGTGATCGCGGGGCAGGGCACCATCGGCCTCGAGCTGCTGGAGCAGTGCCCGGAGATGGACGTCGTCGTGGTCCCCGTGGGCGGCGGCGGGCTGATCTCGGGGATCGCGATGGCCATCAAGGAGACGCGCCCCGGCGTGCGCGTCGTCGGCGTGGAGTCGTCCGTGCTTCCCGCGGCGCTGAAGGCGCGCGAGGCCGGCCGCCGCGTCACCATCCCGCCGGCGGACACCATCGCGGACGGGATCGCGGTGCGCGTGGTAGGCGAGACGACCTTCGGGCTGATCGAGCGCTACGTGGACGAGCTGGTGGCGGTGGACGAGGAGGAGATCTCGTCGGCCGTGCTCCTGCTGCTGGAGCGCGAGAAGACGGTGGCCGAGCCCGCCGCGGCGGCGTCGGTGGCGGCCGCGGTCTACGGGCACCTGGGCGGGCTGGTGGGGAAGAACGTGGTGATGCTGCTCTCCGGCGGGAACGTGGACGTGACGCTGGTGTCGCGCATCATCGAGCGCGGGCTGCTGAAGGACGGGCGGATGGCGCACCTGAACGTGCGCGTGAAGGACCGTCCCGGCGCGCTGGCCGCCCTCACGGCGGCGCTGGCCGAGAGCGGCGCGAACATCGTTTCCCTCGAGCACCGCCGCGGCCACGGCGAGGTGTGGGTGACCGAGGCCGAGATTGCGCTGACGCTGGAGACGCGCGGCCGCGACCACGTCGACGAGATCGTCGGCAAGCTCTCGGGCGCGGGGTACGTGGTCGAGAAGGAGTAG
- a CDS encoding HNH endonuclease signature motif containing protein: MMMMGQGDANGADLRVRDRVFARDGFRCVYCAGVYPPEQLSLDHVQPRMRGGDNSEGNLVTACKACNARKGSLSAWAFLAELPDERANFLRYATGVWPRLRRAVEEAARRRA; encoded by the coding sequence ATGATGATGATGGGGCAGGGAGACGCGAACGGCGCCGACCTCAGGGTACGGGACCGGGTGTTCGCGCGCGACGGGTTCCGCTGCGTGTACTGCGCCGGCGTCTACCCGCCCGAGCAGCTGTCGCTGGACCACGTGCAGCCACGCATGCGCGGCGGCGACAACTCCGAGGGCAACCTCGTCACCGCCTGCAAGGCCTGCAACGCGCGCAAGGGCTCGCTCAGCGCCTGGGCGTTCCTGGCCGAGCTTCCCGACGAGCGCGCCAACTTCCTGCGCTACGCCACCGGCGTCTGGCCGCGCCTCCGCCGCGCCGTGGAGGAGGCCGCCCGCCGCCGCGCCTGA
- a CDS encoding M42 family metallopeptidase, with amino-acid sequence METSSYDFLKRLLDAPGPSGFETEAARVWRAEAEAFADAVDVDVAGNSAATVGAGRPRVMLAGHVDEIGVMVTHVDDDGFLYVDGIGGWDPQVLIGQRIRFLTRGGHVVGVIGKKPIHLMKPDEKEKAAKLQDLWVDVGAKDRAAALERGIRVGDPGVVDCTLVELGGGMIASRAVDNRIGAFVVLEVLRALAQGDPPSAEVIAVATTQEEIGYHGGGARVKAFALDPQIAIAVDLTFSSDAPGIEKKQVGEHKLGSGPVLARGSAIHPLMFERLAETAEREGIPFTLQAQPRFTSTDADAIYLQRAGIPTAVVSIPNRYMHSPNEVVALEDIDATIRLIAAFCHGLREGDEFIPR; translated from the coding sequence ATGGAAACCAGCTCGTACGACTTTCTCAAGCGCCTCCTTGACGCCCCCGGCCCGTCGGGGTTCGAGACCGAGGCCGCGCGCGTGTGGCGCGCCGAGGCCGAGGCGTTCGCCGACGCCGTGGACGTGGACGTGGCGGGAAACAGCGCCGCGACCGTCGGCGCCGGGCGGCCGCGGGTGATGCTGGCCGGCCACGTCGACGAGATCGGCGTGATGGTCACGCACGTGGACGACGACGGCTTCCTGTACGTGGACGGGATCGGGGGATGGGACCCGCAGGTGCTGATCGGGCAGCGCATCCGCTTCCTCACCCGCGGCGGCCACGTGGTGGGGGTGATCGGGAAGAAGCCGATCCACCTGATGAAGCCGGACGAGAAGGAGAAGGCGGCCAAGCTGCAGGACCTGTGGGTGGACGTGGGCGCGAAGGACCGCGCCGCGGCGCTCGAGCGCGGGATCCGCGTGGGCGACCCCGGCGTCGTCGACTGCACGCTCGTCGAGCTGGGCGGCGGGATGATCGCCTCGCGCGCGGTGGACAACCGCATCGGCGCGTTCGTGGTGCTCGAGGTGCTGCGCGCGCTCGCGCAGGGCGATCCCCCCTCCGCCGAGGTGATCGCCGTGGCCACCACGCAGGAGGAGATCGGCTACCACGGCGGCGGCGCGCGGGTGAAGGCGTTCGCGCTCGATCCGCAGATCGCCATCGCGGTCGACCTCACCTTCAGCAGCGACGCGCCGGGGATCGAGAAGAAGCAGGTGGGCGAGCACAAGCTGGGAAGCGGCCCGGTGCTGGCGCGCGGCTCCGCCATCCACCCGCTGATGTTCGAGCGGCTGGCCGAGACGGCGGAGCGCGAGGGGATCCCCTTCACCCTCCAGGCGCAGCCGCGCTTCACCTCCACCGACGCCGACGCAATCTACCTGCAGCGCGCCGGCATCCCCACCGCGGTGGTCTCCATCCCCAACCGCTACATGCACTCGCCCAACGAGGTGGTGGCGCTCGAGGACATCGACGCCACGATCAGGCTCATCGCCGCCTTCTGCCACGGCCTGCGCGAGGGCGACGAGTTCATCCCGCGGTGA
- a CDS encoding CoA pyrophosphatase, translating to MTDARIAALEAALASRPPFRAPPEAAAARAAVALLLRVGGEGVELLLIRRAEREGDPWSGHMALPGGRRQAEDADMQATAARETREEVGIDVSTGRLLGELDELAPRSARIPSIVVSPFVYHVAGDAEAAPNHEVQEAVWVRVGELLHPDAAAEYLHELAEGKTLTFPAFDARGYVVWGMTHRILTGFLELYAQAAGEGAS from the coding sequence GTGACCGACGCCCGCATCGCCGCGCTCGAAGCCGCCCTGGCGTCGCGGCCGCCCTTCCGCGCCCCGCCCGAAGCGGCCGCCGCGCGCGCCGCCGTGGCGCTCCTGCTGCGGGTGGGCGGCGAGGGGGTGGAGCTGCTGCTGATCCGCCGCGCCGAGCGCGAGGGCGACCCCTGGTCGGGGCACATGGCGCTCCCCGGCGGCCGCCGCCAGGCGGAGGATGCCGACATGCAGGCCACCGCCGCCCGCGAGACGCGCGAGGAGGTGGGGATCGACGTTTCCACCGGCCGCCTGCTGGGCGAGCTGGACGAGCTGGCGCCGCGCTCGGCGCGAATCCCCAGCATCGTGGTGTCGCCCTTCGTCTACCACGTGGCCGGCGACGCGGAGGCCGCGCCGAACCACGAGGTGCAGGAGGCGGTGTGGGTGCGCGTCGGCGAGCTGCTGCACCCCGACGCGGCGGCCGAGTACCTGCACGAGCTGGCCGAGGGAAAGACGCTCACCTTCCCCGCCTTCGACGCGCGCGGCTACGTGGTGTGGGGGATGACGCACCGCATCCTCACCGGCTTCCTGGAGCTGTACGCGCAGGCCGCCGGCGAGGGCGCCAGCTGA
- the argS gene encoding arginine--tRNA ligase → MATDQLQAELRRVLREMGVDEGHPIALERPRNPDHGDWATNVALTLAKPLRKAPRQIADELAQRIDAAAAGVRAVEVAGPGFINFRLATDYLAAGLASILSAGDAYGRSDDGAGRAVMVEFVSANPTGPLHIGHGRQAALGDAVSELLAWAGWRVHREFYYNDAGEQIMRLARSVWARYQQELGGGAAFPDDGYHGEYVREIARELVAEHGARWKGDESDAAMDEMRRFAVARLRAEQNRDLDGFRVHFDEFFLESSLYTSGQVEETIRRLRETGYVYEKDGAVWLRTTEFGDDKDRVMVKGTGHPTYFLPDVAYHLSKWERGFHRVVNVQGSDHHGTVARVRAGLQALGLPAGYPEYVLHQMVLALRGGVEVKFSKRAGDYVTLRELYDEVGVDVARYFFLMRRAEAQLTFDIDLALDQSDKNPVYKVQY, encoded by the coding sequence ATGGCCACCGACCAGCTGCAGGCCGAGCTCCGGCGCGTGCTGCGCGAGATGGGGGTGGACGAGGGCCACCCCATTGCCCTCGAGCGCCCGCGCAACCCCGACCATGGCGACTGGGCCACCAACGTCGCCCTCACGCTGGCCAAGCCGCTGCGGAAGGCGCCGCGCCAGATCGCCGACGAGCTGGCGCAGCGCATCGACGCGGCGGCTGCCGGCGTGCGCGCGGTGGAGGTGGCGGGGCCCGGCTTCATCAACTTCCGCCTGGCGACCGACTACCTGGCCGCCGGGCTGGCGTCGATCCTCTCCGCCGGCGACGCCTATGGCCGGTCGGACGACGGCGCCGGCAGGGCGGTGATGGTGGAGTTCGTCTCGGCCAACCCCACGGGGCCGCTGCACATCGGCCACGGCCGCCAGGCCGCGCTGGGCGACGCGGTGAGCGAGCTGCTGGCGTGGGCCGGGTGGCGCGTGCACCGCGAGTTCTACTACAACGACGCAGGCGAGCAGATCATGCGCCTGGCCCGCAGCGTCTGGGCGCGCTACCAGCAGGAGCTGGGCGGCGGCGCCGCCTTCCCCGACGACGGCTATCACGGCGAGTACGTCCGCGAGATCGCGCGCGAACTGGTGGCCGAGCACGGCGCGCGCTGGAAGGGCGACGAGAGCGACGCGGCGATGGACGAGATGCGCCGCTTCGCCGTCGCCCGTCTCCGGGCCGAGCAGAACCGCGACCTCGACGGCTTCCGCGTGCACTTCGACGAGTTCTTCCTGGAGTCGTCGCTCTACACCTCGGGGCAGGTGGAGGAGACGATCCGCCGGCTGCGCGAGACGGGATACGTCTACGAGAAGGACGGCGCCGTCTGGCTCCGCACGACGGAGTTCGGCGACGACAAGGACCGGGTGATGGTGAAGGGGACCGGCCACCCGACCTACTTCCTCCCCGACGTCGCCTACCACCTGTCGAAGTGGGAGCGCGGCTTCCACCGCGTGGTGAACGTGCAGGGGAGCGACCACCACGGCACCGTGGCCCGCGTCCGCGCCGGGCTGCAGGCGCTGGGGCTCCCCGCCGGCTATCCCGAGTACGTGCTGCACCAGATGGTGCTGGCGCTGCGCGGCGGCGTGGAGGTCAAGTTCAGCAAGCGCGCGGGCGACTACGTGACCCTGCGCGAGCTGTACGACGAGGTGGGGGTGGACGTGGCGCGCTACTTCTTCCTGATGCGCCGCGCCGAGGCCCAGCTCACCTTCGACATCGACCTGGCGCTGGACCAGAGCGACAAGAACCCGGTCTACAAGGTCCAGTAC